A window of the Bradysia coprophila strain Holo2 chromosome X unlocalized genomic scaffold, BU_Bcop_v1 contig_128, whole genome shotgun sequence genome harbors these coding sequences:
- the LOC119067630 gene encoding twitchin-like isoform X3, giving the protein MNPAAAKSREAKATKATDATPGASGERRPSGSSAHRALIPPADLGRRPSLILGDSENRKLRPGEVLEEKKGRKSSIFAKALEGQINDESTPLREIGEVGPPQFVDMYECYSAVEGETGYISAQVQGIPVPTFKFYYKGVTPLTEGLRYKFHTDGETNTVTLCMRNVKSNDEGKYKIVFSNCHGTVSDETQLYVSKPGVTDFRTLLRKSKYAKWGKDKGDPKWGDLKGVQKAHLLFTSPLVDQTVKEGKDKKVEFLAKFTKQNAKAKWFFRKNELFMGVKYKFRSDGDAYQLTILNPKFADSGKYMIDIEGVQSSASLNVEAPDPSYSFLQPLKKNYNGYTKHELILECKVSDPVAIVSWHKANMKLSSNDKYLINKDLQGVCTLQIKSCELDDAGDFTCQLEMQPDKTETKVKVIDYPYKFVKLLKSQQNIEKDTITFACELDDPLGDVKWFKGATEIKPDGDRIQVITEGRKRKLIIKDAKLSDADQYTCASNADKTKADLLVNKQNKFNKELKDTAGVEREKIVFDIELEDDKAPVEWKLNGKPIKASKRIEIKNLGGGKHQLVINDLKLADAGEITVESGKLKSSCKLTVEKGETKPQFKAPKDIEGSVAAPIVFEVPYKIDGKKQTPIEAFLLKDGKPLATSDVEIQVKDDKVIFTIKKPSRDQSGPYQIKLSNGQGDDVKDVKISVQDVPKAPKDVVVREVFEKTCVIDWKTPTENGGTPIQKYIIERLDASLKGVKWETAGEVPADKPTTFKAEDLTPNKQYKFRVRAVNKVGTSEPAEFQNTIVAKNPWVEPSKPKSLEIVEWDREHAKIKWIKPDNDGGAEITEYEIEVKDKGSKGWVKKKRVTAKETTTTITELIEDQEYEFRVRAVNKAGPGEPSDPIKLFIKPNKFNKQLKDTVATEREKLVLDIEMDDEKAPAEWKFNGKPITPSDRIEIKNLGGGKHQLVINDLKLADAGEISIESGKLKSSCKLSVEKGETKPQVNAPKEVEGSITAPIVFEVPYKIDGKKQTPIQASLLKDGKPLPSDNVGVEVKDDKVIFTIKKPSRDQSGPYQIKLSNGQGDDVKDVKISVQDVPNAPKDVVVREVFEKTCVIDWKTPTENGGTPIQKYIIERLDASSKGVKWETAGEVPADKPTTFKVEDLTPNKQYKFRIRAVNKVGTSEPAEFQNTVLAKNPWDEPSKPKSLEVVEWNRKQATIKWLKPDNDGGAEITEYEIEVKSKGSKDWVKKKRVSAKETTTTITELVEDQEYEFRVRAVNKAGPGEPSDSTKLFIKPNKFNKPLKDTVAVERENLVLDIEMDDDKAEAEWKFNGKPITPSDRIEIKNLGGGKHQLVIKDLKVADAGELSVESGKLKSSCKLTVEKGETKPQINAPNVVEGSITAPIVFEVPYTIDGKKQTPIGASLLKDGKPLPSDNVDIQVKDDKVIFTIKKPTRDQSGPYQIKLSNGQGDDVKDINISVQDVPNAPEDVNVRDIFEKSCVINWKSPKENGGTPIQKYIIEHQDVSSKGKWETAGEVPADKPTTFIVESLTPNKEYKLRIRAVNKVGTSEPTEFKNTILAKNPWDEPSKPKSLEITDWDKDHVKLKWVKPDKDGGAEITEYEIEVKDKQSKEWVKKKRVSATETATTVSELIEGHEYEFRVRAVNKAGPGEPSDATKPMVVKSRFVKPFITGDKLKKIVIKKGEQVKYEIRYGGEPEPEVKWEKDAKILTSDNRIKIEKSAGTTILTIQNAVRSDSGKYKLILTNGTGTIDSTGEVIVLDKPSAPKGPLEVFDIIEDGCKLKWNKSDDNGGIEILEYKIEIFNKTTNNWSLLTKISGDKTKYTVTDLTYGPEYKFRVSAINKEGESESLVTENWTMTRKAETEIVEYKSDTGAEVGVSTCTTERRAQSGDVETTTKTTVTTTTTKNQIQDGNITRTETRTVKKIVTHTTEEEEFEEYYEEDEDEVEE; this is encoded by the exons gGGCGGAAGTCGTCAATATTCGCCAAAGCACTTGAAGGCCAAATCAATGACGAATCGACGCCTTTACGAGAAATCGGTGAGGTGGGACCACCACAATTCGTTGACATGTATGAATGTTACTCGGCCGTTGAAG GAGAAACTGGATATATCAGTGCTCAAGTTCAAGGTATACCGGTGCCCACATTCAAATTCTACTACAAAGGTGTGACACCACTTACGGAAGGGCTTCGCTACAAATTCCATACCGATGGTGAAACCAACACAGTCACACTTTGTATGCGCAACGTTAAATCAAACGATGAAGGCAAATACAAAATCGTATTTTCAAACTGTCATGGTACCGTGTCCGACGAAACGCAACTGTACGTTTCAAAGCCGGGCGTTACGGACTTTCGCACTTTATTGAGAAAAAGCAAGTACGCCAAATGGGGAAAGGATAAGGGCGATCCAAAGTGGGGCGATTTGAAAGGTGTGCAAAAG GCTCATCTCTTGTTTACAAGCCCATTAGTTGATCAAACAGTCAAAGAAGGTAAAGACAAGAAGGTCGAATTTTTGGCAAAATTCACGAAACAAAACGCTAAAGCGAAATGGTTCTTTCGAAAGAAC GAGCTATTCATGGGTGTGAAATACAAATTCCGGAGCGATGGTGATGCGTATCAATTAACTATTCTAAATCCGAAATTCGCCGATTCGGGAAAGTATATGATCGATATTGAAGGTGTACAATCATCAGCTTCGTTGAATGTCGAAGCACCAGATCCGTCCTATTCGTTCCTGCAGCCATTAAAGAAAAACTACAATGGTTATACAAAACATGAACTGATATTGGAATGTAAAGTTAGCGATCCCGTTGCCATCGTATCATGGCACAAAGCTAATATGAAATTGTCTAGCAACGACAAATACTTGATCAATAAGGATCTGCAAGGAGTTTGTACATTGCAAATCAAAAGTTGCGAGTTGGACGATGCTGGCGATTTCACATGTCAACTTGAAATGCAGCCCGATAAAACCGAAACTAAAGTTAAAGTCATTG ATTATCCAtacaaatttgttaaattgctGAAATCACAACAGAACATTGAAAAGGACACTATTACGTTTGCATGTGAGTTGGACGATCCACTTGGTGATGTGAAATGGTTCAAAGGAGCCACAGAGATCAAACCAGACGGAGATCGCATTCAGGTCATCACAGAAGGTCGCAAACGCAAACTCATCATCAAAGATGCTAAGCTATCGGATGCTGATCAATACACTTGCGCTAGTAACGCCGATAAGACTAAAGCCGATCTATTGGTCAATAAAcagaataaatttaataaagaaCTGAAGGATACTGCGGGTGTCGAACGTGAAAAGATTGTCTTCGATATTGAATTAGAAGATGACAAAGCGCCAGTGGAATGGAAGCTCAACGGTAAGCCTATTAAGGCGAGCAAACGCATTGAAATCAAGAATTTGGGTGGTGGTAAGCACCAATTGGTCATCAATGACTTGAAATTGGCTGATGCAGGCGAGATTACGGTTGAATCGGGAAAACTGAAGTCTTCATGTAAACTGACCGTGGAAAAAGGTGAAACAAAGCCACAATTCAAGGCACCAAAAGATATCGAAGGATCTGTTGCAGCACCAATTGTTTTCGAAGTTCCCTATAAGA TTGATGGTAAAAAACAAACTCCAATCGAAGCTTTTCTGCTAAAGGATGGAAAACCACTGGCGACAAGCGACGTTGAAATTCAAGTCAAAGATGACAAAGTTATCTTCACGATCAAGAAACCTTCACGCGACCAATCCGGTCCATATCAAATTAAGTTGTCAAATGGGCAAGGCGACGATGTGAAGGATGTCAAAATCTCGGTCCAAGATGTTCCAAAAGCACCAAAAGACGTTGTTGTCCGCGAAGTCTTTGAAAAAACGTGCGTTATTGACTGGAAAACTCCGACAGAAAATGGTGGCACACCGATCCAAAAGTATATTATTGAACGTCTAGACGCTTCATTGAAGGGCGTTAAATGGGAGACCGCCGGAGAAGTTCCGGCAGACAAGCCAACCACATTTAAGGCTGAAGATCTCACACCTAacaaacaatacaaatttcGTGTTCGTGCAGTCAACAAAGTTGGAACCAGTGAACCAGCCGAATTCCAAAACACGATCGTAGCTAAAAATCCATGGGTTGAACCAAGCAAACCGAAGAGTCTTGAGATTGTTGAGTGGGATCGAGAACATGCTAAGATTAAATGGATCAAGCCGGACAATGATGGTGGGGCTGAGATAACCGAATATGAAATTGAGGTGAAGGACAAAGGTAGCAAGGGATGGGTCAAAAAGAAGCGAGTAACTGCTAAAGAAACAACGACAACCATTACCGAACTCATAGAGGATCAGGAATATGAGTTCCGTGTACGCGCTGTTAATAAAGCTGGCCCTGGTGAGCCGAGCGATCCAATCAAACTTTTTATCAAGccaaacaaattcaataagCAGTTGAAGGATACTGTGGCGACTGAACGTGAAAAATTGGTGCTTGACATTGAAATGGACGATGAAAAGGCACCAGCAGAATGGAAGTTCAATGGAAAACCCATTACGCCGAGTGATCGTATTGAAATCAAGAATCTAGGTGGTGGAAAACATCAATTGGTCATCAATGACTTGAAACTGGCTGATGCCGgagaaatttcaattgaatctGGAAAATTAAAGTCTTCGTGTAAACTAAGCGTTGAGAAAGGTGAAACAAAACCACAAGTCAACGCACCGAAGGAAGTCGAAGGATCAATTACGGCACCAATTGTTTTCGAAGTGCCCTACAAAA TTGACGGTAAAAAGCAAACTCCAATCCAAGCTTCGCTGCTGAAAGATGGAAAACCATTGCCATCCGACAATGTTGGTGTAGAAGTTAAGGATGACAAAGTTATCTTCACGATCAAGAAACCTTCACGCGATCAATCCGGTCCATATCAAATTAAGTTGTCAAATGGGCAGGGCGATGATGTAAAGGATGTCAAAATCTCCGTACAAGATGTTCCAAATGCACCGAAAGACGTTGTTGTCCGCGAAGTCTTTGAAAAAACGTGCGTTATTGACTGGAAAACTCCGACAGAAAATGGTGGCACACCGATCCAGAAGTATATTATTGAACGCCTGGACGCTTCATCGAAGGGCGTTAAATGGGAGACCGCCGGAGAAGTTCCAGCAGACAAGCCAACCACATTTAAGGTTGAAGATCTCACTCCTAacaaacaatacaaatttcGTATTCGTGCAGTCAACAAAGTTGGAACCAGTGAACCAGCCGAATTCCAAAACACGGTCCTAGCTAAAAATCCATGGGATGAACCAAGCAAACCGAAGAGTCTTGAAGTTGTTGAGTGGAATAGAAAACAAGCTACGATTAAGTGGCTCAAGCCGGATAATGACGGAGGCGCGGAAATAACCGAATATGAAATTGAGGTGAAGAGCAAAGGTAGCAAGGATTGGGTCAAAAAGAAACGGGTGTCAGCTAAAGAGACAACGACAACAATTACCGAACTCGTTGAAGATCAGGAATATGAGTTCCGTGTGCGAGCTGTTAACAAGGCCGGTCCTGGTGAGCCAAGTGATTCAACTAAACTGTTCATCAAACCAAACAAATTTAACAAGCCACTCAAGGATACTGTGGCTGTCGAGCGTGAAAATTTGGTGCTTGATATTGAAATGGATGATGACAAGGCAGAAGCGGAATGGAAGTTTAATGGAAAACCCATTACGCCGAGTGATCGTATTGAAATCAAGAATCTGGGCGGTGGAAAACATCAATTAGTGATCAAAGATTTGAAAGTTGCTGACGCTGGAGAACTTTCAGTGGAATCTGGAAAATTGAAGTCCTCATGTAAACTGACGGTTGAGAAAGGTGAAACTAAACCACAAATCAATGCACCGAATGTAGTAGAAGGATCAATCACGGCTCCAATTGTTTTCGAAGTGCCTTATACAA TTGACGGCAAAAAGCAGACTCCGATTGGAGCTTCGCTGCTCAAAGATGGTAAACCATTGCCGTCTGACAATGTTGACATTCAAGTTAAAGATGACAAGGTAATCTTCACGATCAAAAAGCCGACACGCGATCAATCCGGGCcatatcaaataaaattgtccaATGGCCAAGGCGATGATGTGAAAGATATTAACATCTCGGTACAGGATGTTCCAAACGCACCCGAAGACGTTAATGTGCgtgatatcttcgaaaaatcGTGCGTTATTAACTGGAAATCCCCGAAAGAAAATGGTGGCACACCGATCCAAAAGTATATTATTGAACATCAAGATGTTTCGTCGAAGGGTAAATGGGAGACCGCCGGAGAAGTTCCGGCCGATAAGCCAACCACATTTATAGTCGAAAGTCTTACTCCTAACAAAGAATACAAACTTCGTATTCGTGCTGTCAACAAAGTCGGCACAAGTGAACCGACCGAATTCAAGAACACAATCCTGGCTAAAAATCCGTGGGACGAACCAAGTAAACCGAAGAGTCTTGAGATTACTGATTGGGATAAAGATCACGTTAAGCTGAAATGGGTAAAGCCCGATAAGGATGGTGGTGCAGAAATTACTGAATATGAAATTGAAGTGAAGGACAAACAGAGCAAGGAATGGGTCAAAAAGAAACGGGTGTCAGCTACTGAAACAGCAACAACTGTTAGCGAACTTATAGAAGGCCATGAATATGAGTTCCGAGTGCGTGCTGTTAACAAAGCTGGTCCCGGTGAGCCAAGTGATGCAACTAAGCCAATGGTTGTGAAAAGTCGATTCGTTAAGCCGTTCATTACCGGtgataagttgaaaaaaatcgtAATTAAGAAAGGCGAGCAAGTTAAGTACGAAATTCGTTACGGCGGTGAGCCTGAACCGGAAGTCAAATGGGAAAAAGATGCTAAGATACTAACGTCTGATAATcgcattaaaattgaaaaatctgcaGGCACCACCATTTTGACCATTCAAAATGCGGTTCGTAGTGATTCGGGTAAATACAAACTTATATTAACCAATGGCACGGGAACGATTGATTCTACTGGAGAAGTTATTGTTCTTGACAAGCCATCAGCACCTAAAGGACCATTAGAAGTGTTCGATATAATTGAGGACGGATGCAAACTTAAGTGGAACAAATCCGATGACAATGGTGGTATCGAGATCTTggaatataaaattgaaatatttaacaaaacaaCCAATAATTGGTCGCTCCTAACTAAAATTAGTGGTGATAAAACGAAATATACCGTCACTGATTTAACATATGGTCCTGAATATAAATTCCGTGTGTCGGCTATCAATAAGGAAGGAGAATCTGAGTCACTAGTCACTGAAAATTGGACGATGACCAGGAAAGCAGAAACCGAGATTGTCGAATACAAGAGTGACACTGGGGCTGAAGTCGGTGTTTCTACATGCACCACCGAACGGAGAG CGCAAAGCGGCGATGTAGAAACTACCACTAAAACAACAGTTACAACcacaacaacgaaaaaccaGATACAGGATGGCAATATCACACGCACAGAAACACGTACcgtgaaaaaaattgtcacacaTACAACAGAAGAAGAGGAATTTGAGGAGTATTACGAAGAGGATGAAGATGAGGTTGAGGAATAA